In a single window of the Debaryomyces hansenii CBS767 chromosome A complete sequence genome:
- a CDS encoding DEHA2A09108p (similar to CA5760|IPF1072 Candida albicans IPF1072), with product MTQVNDESLSMFFDSDFNPSNYVDALFQSISNNKSQSQIYSKNNLQSLSNKCSNLVTHLDYHTSELSNDLISQIETLQNSSKIITQGLNNDEVLNASNDMTRLQYFINTLNNSILLLQTDIKQVNEELNVNNESQPESINSLIKLKGIKNNLNQVLVIFERLNSITMNNPDSTTVESFQSSLNTLYETIRNQLTNEENEINQLLVTNIKELINLLPFFQNLTNFYPIYKKFTNKLNIDLDHYLSTNKHS from the coding sequence ATGACACAGGTTAACGACGAATCCTTATCGATGTTTTTTGATTCGGATTTTAACCCGTCTAATTACGTTGATGCTCTATTtcaatcaatatcaaataataagcTGCAATCACAGATTTATTCGAAGAACAATCTCCAAAGCTTATCGAACAAATGCTCAAATTTAGTAACACATCTTGACTACCATACCAGTGAATTGtcaaatgatttgattaGTCAAATTGAAACCTTacaaaattcttcaaagatAATCACGCAGGGCTTGAATAACGATGAAGTCTTGAATGCCCTGAATGACATGACCAGATTACAATACTTTATAAATACCTTGAACAAttctatattattattacaaacCGATATAAAACAAGTCAATGAGGAGTTGAACGTAAATAATGAATCCCAACCGGAATCGATTAATAGcttaataaaattgaaaggTATCAAGAATAACCTAAATCAAGTGTTGGTCATTTTTGAAAGGCTTAACTCAATTACCATGAACAACCCAGATTCAACAACAGTTGAATCATTTCAAAGCTCACTTAATACGTTATACGAAACTATAAGAAATCAGTTAACTAATGAAGAGAATGAAATCAATCAGCTTCTAGTCACAAATATCAAAGAGctaatcaatttattaccattttttcaaaatttaaCAAACTTCTATCctatttataaaaaatttaccaataaattaaatattgatttagatcACTATTTAAGTACAAATAAGCATAGCTGa
- a CDS encoding DEHA2A09130p (weakly similar to uniprot|P53196 Saccharomyces cerevisiae YGL004C RPN14 Putative non-ATPase subunit of the 19S regulatory particle of the 26S proteasome), translating into MDLLTIQDSFEEVISDIQNGRLEQDKFWVARRSIESEENQDFWYINVTKQGMKDDGNKIKFMCGKDKKYQLQVDEKIYNLQSFYRKVNLANNRISSVAVSSDSERFIVGTKKGELIIYNLRTDTVEQKIPEAHFEDITMLKFFPSDKVVMSVGIDLKIKLWGLTGELVRTMSNQVKEITEIGLLGKTGRNFISGSKDGSIDMWECGHGQVIYSFKRIQNNNDPVNCFVLGRHESTGSKLSELEVETENQCVYVGFDSGIIQQFNIGDHCQTSVRFEDGNAGVSSIDISDNILVSGYNDGQLKVWDIAGGNMVFKYQLNSHFPISTLKVLHRQDDTITVLVYNGPETLLKLEIDLKSEVVNQTYLIGMEENFSVHDVALNKDNIIIASDQLTVYK; encoded by the coding sequence ATGGATCTTTTAACTATACAAGATtcttttgaagaagttatAAGTGATATACAGAATGGAAGACTCGAACAAGACAAGTTTTGGGTGGCTAGGAGAAGCATTGAGTCGGAGGAAAATCAGGACTTTTGGTATATTAATGTGACAAAGCAGGGGATGAAAGATGATGGCAATAAGATCAAGTTCATGTGTGGaaaagataagaaataCCAGCTTCAAGTGGATGAAAAAATCTACAATCTACAAAGTTTCTATAGGAAGGTTAATTTAGCTAACAATAGAATCAGTTCAGTTGCAGTGTCTTCAGATAGCGAACGCTTTATCGTGGGAACTAAGAAAGGtgaattgataatatataatttacgAACAGATACAGTAGAACAGAAGATACCAGAAGCAcattttgaagatataaCAATGTTGAAGTTTTTTCCATCAGACAAGGTTGTAATGTCTGTTGGAATTGATTTAAAGATAAAACTATGGGGGCTTACCGGTGAATTAGTGAGAACAATGTCAAATCAAGTGAAAGAGATAACAGAAATCGGGCTACTTGGTAAAACAggaagaaattttataagtGGGTCTAAGGATGGCTCAATTGATATGTGGGAATGTGGGCATGGTCAAGTTATCTATAGTTTTAAGAGGATTCAAAACAATAACGATCCTGTGAATTGCTTTGTACTTGGAAGACATGAGTCAACCGGGTCTAAATTATCCGAATTAGAGGTTGAAACAGAAAACCAATGTGTATATGTAGGCTTCGATTCAGGTATAATTCAGCAATTTAATATAGGAGACCATTGTCAGACAAGCGTTAGGTTCGAGGATGGGAACGCCGGGGTCAGTTCGATTGATATAAGTGATAACATTTTGGTCAGTGGTTATAATGATGGACAACTAAAAGTATGGGATATTGCAGGCGGAAATATGGTATTTAagtatcaattgaattccCATTTTCCAATTTCCACATTGAAAGTGTTACACAGACAAGATGATACTATAACGGTATTGGTTTACAACGGACCAGAAACGCTATTGAAGTTGGAGATTGATCTCAAGAGCGAAGTGGTGAATCAAACGTACCTAATCGGAATGGAGGAGAACTTTAGTGTACATGACGTGGCTCTTAATAAAGATAACATAATTATTGCGAGTGATCAGCTAACAGTCTATaagtaa
- a CDS encoding DEHA2A09152p (highly similar to CA1558|IPF15679 Candida albicans IPF15679): protein MSDITVDGFNASPLFKDLSEALQDDKIKQKAISGVKATLVLTLKNKEGKEQSWLLDLKKDGTVKKVDSVPKSDVQLILKDADFVKLATGKSNGQKLFMNGKLKIKGNMMKATSLEGVFKAIGPKAKL from the coding sequence ATGTCTGATATCACTGTCGATGGATTTAACGCCTCTCCTTTATTCAAGGACTTATCTGAAGCTTTACAAGATGACAAGATCAAGCAAAAGGCTATTTCAGGGGTCAAGGCCACCTTAGTCTTAACTTTAAAGAACAAAGAAGGTAAGGAACAATCCTGGTTATTAGACCTTAAAAAAGATGGTACTGTCAAGAAGGTGGATTCTGTCCCAAAGAGTGATGTTCAATTAATCTTGAAGGATGCTGACTTCGTCAAATTAGCTACTGGTAAGTCTAACGgtcaaaaattattcatgaACGGTAAATTGAAGATCAAGGGTAACATGATGAAGGCCACCTCTTTAGAAGGTGTCTTTAAGGCTATTGGTCCAAAGGCTAAGTTATAA
- a CDS encoding DEHA2A09174p (similar to uniprot|P40470 Saccharomyces cerevisiae YIL127C), translated as MSFTSKTSKSHAEATVNKLFSSLLPGTQGTTSKQSSSLSSAELLSIEIENKNKLSKEELKKIHKQNKFKQHKKIKKALEDEKRFNKLAKYHLIKHHKTGGELSEEEAKYLKKLVKKNVNSLNRVSEIDDMEIKSELDQVRQDILKINKEKHDKKAKRIQNKKTKDFNSKVAKGMISYPGLTPGLAPVGLDDSDDE; from the coding sequence ATGTCGTTTACTTCCAAGACCTCCAAGTCTCATGCAGAGGCCACAGTGAACAAGTTATTTTCTAGCTTGTTACCAGGAACGCAGGGAACTACTTCCAAACAATCATCATCTTTGTCATCAGCCGAGTTACTTagtattgaaattgaaaataagaataaattaagtAAGGAAGAACTCAAGAAAATCCACAAGCAGAATAAATTTAAGCAACataagaaaataaagaaagcATTAGAAGATGAGAAGAGGTTCAACAAATTAGCGAAATACCATCTTATCAAGCATCATAAAACAGGAGGAGAATTGTCAGAAGAGGAAGcgaaatatttgaagaagctCGTCAAGAAGAACGTTAATTCGTTGAATAGAGTGTCTGAAATCGATGATATGGAAATCAAATCAGAATTAGATCAAGTGAGGCAAGACATCTTGAAGATCAACAAAGAGAAGCATGATAAGAAAGCCAAGAGAattcaaaacaagaaaacgAAAGATTTTAATAGTAAGGTCGCTAAGGGCATGATATCGTATCCTGGATTAACTCCTGGTTTAGCGCCTGTTGGATTGGatgattctgatgatgaataa
- a CDS encoding DEHA2A09196p (weakly similar to uniprot|P40469 Saccharomyces cerevisiae YIL128W MET18 DNA repair and TFIIH regulator), whose translation MQSSESIHDIPTLINQFIASADDSDVSITYSKELAELIEKDEMTLLKFIQSLGPNLTSDSDLIRSKSIQCMSESLKCLNVNKLSKQDINVLFEFLLAKFEDIFCLGHILSSLNSLISFKNFIFGMNNNVEKLLTNILNNYDPKKHLAKVRYEPFRTLNALVTIDPVYFQSSSRVSDLMVKTFIHVASGEKDPRNLLLSFDTNTKINEVFEFDPLNEVHKDLISELFDVCFCYFPISFSPPPNDPYKITAQDLKLKLRNTIASQSYFAKESFADLIEKLTSTNPVIRNDVLKTLLLCVENYKLETVAEYWVTIWNALKFEVLHNDVSIFKPYIDVIVPEDYDEEIDDSDEFKPLITTLVIIKKLANRMTDFGELENLLTTITNELKSNLVTINDKSFKQSVLLLSVLASDSSAGFNFIIKFLFLQEIWGKYINADEDSSIEEVPSELDKTEDLVLNTSKQKELIDNLGFVLTSYNVLLGNLENQDEFIENNNLKLYKDHLLIFMGQLLQASSNLEKTLKCKVIQQLIKLAQLKGFLNVQECTLILGYFSNILLDTANSKSKNWEKDQVTKEIVNGLIKLMNSEGASNNDKTALVIDLILPHLLEILPSTDSLSNFKKLLEIIGELCTNYQFLEVLSIRLLNRLTNYDQFNIDQFEVFRNITNLLVESIKKVQVSKQFLMNSWYKNFVPRFINCLLEILKVKDDHILIELSGDLIGLIVKYNDKSKHQEILNDFVAMFLLDKANGFNVNVNVIHQQKPLINLFNKILANIDKACVVQLNDTFTMNELTDRIIGLCNSRGDEYSRLGYLQNLSLLVNKFLQSNEFIEEKLKLTFENISNISKFDSVLSQDQIESFEVIVWILKSLILKIDTLGIEYINRLISLLSCENRQMQQLTAKSFNILMIDLPIFTNQQIGGKTKIISGVQNLNVRLLYKQKVFGILLPKIIEGYNISNIRNKENYLISLSLILNNVPHSILKSYLSQILPLILNSLNLPNPIILNASLATCEIIIDESPDLVIPHLSTLIPKLVGLSMGKIVVEKSLVNNEEVRLTSLNCLQKVFSNIELKYIIPFQKSALNKLTPGLDDKKRTVRKLCCDVRQTLFELGKY comes from the coding sequence ATGCAGAGTCTGGAAAGCATACATGATATTCCTACGCTTATCAATCAGTTTATTGCAAGTGCAGATGATAGCGATGTTTCCATAACTTATAGTAAAGAGTTGGCTGAACTAATTGAGAAGGATGAAATGACTTTGTTGAAGTTTATACAGTCATTGGGACCAAACCTAACTTCGGATAGTGATTTGATTAGATCGAAGTCAATTCAATGTATGTCAGAAAGCTTGAAGTGTTTGAATGTCAATAAGCTATCAAAACAGGATATCAATGTGCTATTCGAGTTTTTACTAGCTAAATTCGAGGACATATTCTGCTTAGGTCATATTCTATCAAgtttgaattcattaattctgtttaagaattttatttttggtatgaataataatgtgGAAAAGCTATTAACgaatatcttgaataacTATGATCCAAAGAAACATTTAGCCAAGGTCAGATACGAGCCATTCAGAACTTTAAATGCGTTAGTGACGATTGATCCTGTCTATTTCCAATCCTCTTCACGCGTATCAGATTTGATGGTGAAGACGTTTATTCATGTTGCAAGTGGCGAAAAAGACCCAAGGAATTTATTGTTGTCCTTTGATACCAATACgaaaattaatgaagtttttgaattcGATCCATTGAACGAGGTCCATAAAGATCTCATAAGCGAGCTATTTGACGTTTGTTTTTgttattttccaatatccTTTAGTCCACCTCCCAACGACCCTTACAAAATTACAGCACAAGATTTAAAGttgaaattaagaaatactATTGCCTCGCAAAGTTATTTTGCTAAAGAATCTTTTGctgatttaattgaaaagCTCACTTCAACTAATCCAGTAATAAGGAACGATGTTTTAAAAACCTTGTTACTTTGTGTTGAGAATTACAAGTTAGAAACTGTTGCAGAATACTGGGTGACAATCTGGAACGCATTGAAGTTTGAGGTTTTACATAATGatgtttcaatttttaagCCATACATTGATGTAATTGTACCAGAAGattatgatgaagaaatcgaTGATTCGGATGAATTTAAACCTTTGATCACAACATTAgttataataaaaaaattggcCAATAGAATGACAGATTTTGGTGAACTTGAAAACTTGTTGACCACAATAACTAATGAGTTGAAAAGCAATCTTGTTACGATCAACGACAAATCATTCAAGCAATCGGTATTGCTATTAAGTGTTTTGGCTTCCGACTCAAGTGCtggattcaatttcattatcaagtTTTTATTCTTGCAAGAAATTTGGggtaaatatattaatgctgatgaagattcttcaatagaGGAAGTTCCAAGTGAGCTTGATAAGACGGAAGATTTAGTtttaaatacttcaaaacaaaaagagTTGATAGATAATTTGGGATTTGTTTTAACGTCATACAATGTCTTATTAGGCAATCTAGAGAATCAAGATGAGTTTATCGAGaacaataatttaaaattatataaagaccatttgttgatttttatGGGTCAGCTATTGCAAGCTTCCTCCAATTTGGAAAAAACGTTAAAGTGCAAGGTTATCCAGCAATTAATAAAGTTAGCTCAATTAAAAGGCTTTTTAAATGTGCAAGAGTGTACGTTGATTCTTGGCTACTTCAGTAATATTTTGTTAGATACCgccaattcaaaatcaaaaaattggGAAAAGGATCAAGTTACAAAAGAAATTGTAAATGGATTGATTAAACTCATGAACAGCGAAGGAGCTTCGAACAATGATAAAACCGCCTTAGTCATAGATTTAATACTTCCGCATTTGTTAGAGATATTGCCTTCTACCGACTCATTGTCTAATTTCAAGAAGCTTCTAGAAATAATTGGTGAATTGTGTACGAATTACCAATTTTTAGAAGTTTTATCGATAAGACTATTGAATAGATTAACCAACTATgatcaattcaatattgatcaatttgaagtttttaGAAATATAACCAATTTATTGGTGGAGTCGATTAAAAAGGTACAAGTATCGAAACaatttttgatgaattcatGGTATAAGAATTTTGTTCCGAGATTCATAAATTGcttattagaaattttgaaagtaAAAGATGAtcatattttaattgaGTTGTCTGGAGATTTGATCGGGCTAATtgttaaatataatgataagtCGAAACATCAGGagattttgaatgatttcGTAGCTATGTTTTTACTCGATAAAGCGAACGGATTCAATGTTAATGTTAATGTCATTCATCAACAGAAGCCATTAATTAATctattcaacaaaattctCGCGAATATCGATAAGGCATGTGTGGTTCAGCTTAATGATACATTTACTATGAATGAATTAACAGATAGAATAATCGGATTGTGTAATTCTAGGGGTGATGAGTATTCACGATTAGGTTATTTACAAAACTTGTCACTCTTggttaataaattcttgCAAAGCAATGAATTCAttgaagagaaattaaaactaacatttgaaaatatactgaatatttccaaattcGATTCAGTTTTATCACAAGACCAAATAGAGAGCTTCGAGGTTATCGTTTGGATCCTCAAGTCgttaattttaaaaattgacACGCTCGGTATTGAGTATATAAATAGGCTCATATCATTGTTATCTTGCGAAAATAGACAAATGCAGCAACTAACTGCTAAGTCATTTAATATTCTAATGATAGACTTACCAATTTTTACTAATCAACAAATTGGTGGTAAAACTAAAATAATTTCAGGTgttcaaaatttgaatgTTAGATTATTATACAAGCAGAAAGTCTTTGGTATTTTATTGccaaaaataattgaagGATATAATATATCCAATATCCGCAATAAAGAAAActatttaatttctttatctttgatattgaataatgtaCCACATAGTATTTTAAAATCATATTTAAGTCAAATTTTACCCTTGATTCTAAATAGTCTTAACTTGCCAAACccaataattttgaatgctTCGCTAGCAACATGTGAAATAATCATTGATGAGTCTCCAGATTTGGTCATACCACATTTATCAACCttaattccaaaattaGTTGGCTTGTCAATGGGTAAAATTGTTGTTGAGAAAAGCTTggttaataatgaagaagtgAGACTAACCTCGTTGAATTGTTTACAAAAAGtcttttccaatattgaattaaaatatatcatcCCATTTCAAAAGTCAGccttgaataaattgacACCGGGGTTGGATGATAAGAAAAGAACTGTTAGAAAATTATGTTGTGACGTACGTCAAACCTTATTTGAACTAGGcaaatattag